A single region of the Aurantiacibacter sp. MUD11 genome encodes:
- the nusG gene encoding transcription termination/antitermination protein NusG, producing MAARWYIIHAYSGFENKVRDAILAEAERLGLSEGVEEVEVPTETVTEIKRGKKVQVERKFMPGYVLAKLNMTDDIYHLVKNTPKVTGFLGTNNKPQPISEKEAARYFGGVEEAKAAPKKDISVDYEIGDQVKVLEGPFASFNGVVEELDFDKAKVKVSVSIFGRATPVELDFEQVELVK from the coding sequence ATGGCTGCTCGCTGGTACATCATCCACGCCTATTCCGGCTTCGAGAACAAGGTCCGCGACGCGATCCTGGCCGAGGCCGAGCGCCTGGGTCTTTCGGAAGGCGTCGAGGAAGTCGAAGTGCCGACCGAGACCGTTACCGAGATCAAGCGCGGCAAGAAGGTGCAGGTCGAGCGCAAGTTCATGCCCGGCTACGTGCTGGCCAAGCTGAACATGACCGACGATATCTACCACCTCGTCAAGAATACCCCGAAGGTGACCGGCTTCCTGGGCACCAACAACAAGCCGCAGCCGATTTCCGAGAAGGAAGCGGCGCGCTATTTCGGCGGTGTGGAAGAGGCCAAGGCCGCGCCCAAGAAGGACATCAGCGTCGATTACGAGATCGGCGACCAGGTCAAGGTGCTGGAAGGCCCCTTCGCCAGCTTCAACGGCGTGGTGGAAGAGCTCGATTTCGACAAGGCCAAGGTCAAGGTCAGCGTGTCGATCTTCGGCCGCGCGACCCCGGTCGAGCTCGACTTCGAACAGGTCGAACTGGTCAAGTAA
- a CDS encoding NADP-dependent isocitrate dehydrogenase, with protein sequence MNQHSTTAVQSASAQVSQKPARISVARGDGIGPEIMEASLRVLEAAGAKLEIEEVELGEKLFHAGHSAGIAPEGWESLRRTRVVFKAPITTPQGGGVKSLNVTLRKSFGLFANVRPCVAYAPAVATRHPGMDVVIVRENEEDLYAGIEHRQTDEVVQCLKLITRPGCERIVRYAFEYARANGRRKVTCFAKDNIMKLTDGLFRRVFDEIGAEYPEIEKEYMIVDIGAARLADTPEHFDVVVTPNLYGDILSDIAAQITGSVGLGASANIGTECAMFEAIHGSAPDIAGQGVANPSGLLLAGVMMLVHLGQGDVAKRVHNAWLRTIEDGVHTCDIADPERTKRKVGTREFADAVIARLGQEPQHLPPVDYAEHAAVPVRQAQQREPQQRELVGIDVFACHAGAVEPLVELLKQGEGDMLELLMVTNRGVKVWPGGLPETFCTDHWRCRFQPREGTAVDPAALIALLGRLHQVGVDVIKTENLYTFDGEPGYSLGQGQ encoded by the coding sequence ATGAATCAGCATTCCACCACCGCGGTCCAATCCGCTTCGGCGCAGGTCAGCCAGAAACCCGCCCGCATCAGCGTGGCCCGCGGCGACGGCATCGGCCCGGAGATCATGGAGGCCAGCCTGCGCGTGCTCGAGGCCGCCGGCGCGAAGCTGGAGATCGAGGAGGTGGAACTGGGCGAGAAGCTGTTCCACGCAGGCCACAGCGCTGGCATCGCACCCGAGGGGTGGGAGAGCCTGCGCCGCACCCGCGTGGTGTTCAAGGCCCCGATCACCACTCCGCAGGGCGGCGGGGTGAAAAGCCTCAACGTCACGCTGCGCAAGTCCTTCGGCCTGTTCGCCAATGTCCGCCCCTGCGTCGCCTATGCCCCGGCGGTGGCCACGCGCCATCCGGGCATGGACGTGGTCATCGTGCGCGAGAACGAGGAGGATCTCTACGCCGGCATCGAGCATCGCCAGACCGACGAGGTGGTGCAGTGCCTGAAGCTGATTACCCGGCCGGGGTGCGAACGGATCGTGCGCTATGCCTTCGAATATGCCCGCGCGAACGGCCGCCGCAAGGTGACCTGCTTCGCCAAGGACAACATCATGAAGCTGACCGACGGCCTGTTCCGCCGGGTGTTCGACGAGATCGGCGCGGAATATCCAGAAATCGAGAAGGAATACATGATCGTCGATATCGGCGCGGCGCGACTGGCAGACACGCCCGAGCATTTCGACGTGGTGGTGACGCCCAACCTCTATGGTGACATCCTGTCCGACATCGCGGCGCAGATCACCGGCTCTGTCGGGCTGGGGGCATCAGCCAATATCGGCACCGAATGCGCCATGTTCGAAGCCATCCACGGCTCTGCCCCGGATATCGCCGGGCAGGGCGTTGCCAACCCCTCGGGCCTGTTGCTGGCGGGCGTGATGATGCTGGTGCACCTGGGCCAGGGCGACGTCGCCAAGCGCGTCCACAACGCCTGGCTGCGCACCATCGAGGACGGTGTACACACCTGCGATATCGCCGATCCCGAGCGTACCAAGCGCAAGGTGGGGACGCGCGAATTCGCCGATGCCGTGATCGCGCGGCTGGGCCAGGAACCGCAGCACCTGCCGCCAGTCGACTATGCCGAACACGCCGCCGTGCCGGTGCGCCAGGCACAGCAGCGCGAACCGCAGCAGCGCGAACTGGTCGGAATTGACGTCTTCGCCTGCCACGCGGGCGCGGTCGAGCCGCTGGTCGAATTGCTCAAGCAGGGCGAAGGCGACATGCTGGAACTGCTGATGGTGACCAATCGCGGAGTGAAGGTGTGGCCGGGCGGCCTGCCTGAAACCTTCTGCACCGATCACTGGCGTTGCCGCTTCCAGCCGCGTGAAGGCACAGCGGTGGACCCTGCCGCGCTGATTGCGCTGCTGGGCCGACTGCACCAGGTTGGTGTGGACGTGATCAAGACCGAGAACCTCTATACCTTCGATGGAGAGCCCGGTTACTCGCTGGGGCAGGGGCAATAG
- the rplA gene encoding 50S ribosomal protein L1 produces the protein MATLTKKQKKLAELDSEKLYTVDEAIATLREHKGKFDETVEVAMNLGVDPRHADQMVRGMVSLPGGTGKDVKVAVFARGDNADKALAAGADKVGAEDLMEDMQAGNLDYDRVIATPDMMGVVGRLGKVLGPKGLMPNPKLGTVTPNVEQAVKDAKGGQVEFRVEKMGIIHSGIGKLSFKDEDLKANFKALTDAVVKAKPSGAKGKYVKKVSLTSTMGPGLKVDLTEVEGA, from the coding sequence ATGGCTACCCTGACCAAGAAGCAGAAGAAGCTGGCCGAGCTGGACAGCGAAAAGCTCTATACCGTCGACGAAGCCATTGCCACGCTGCGTGAGCACAAGGGCAAGTTCGACGAGACCGTTGAAGTCGCGATGAACCTGGGCGTCGACCCGCGTCACGCCGACCAGATGGTGCGCGGCATGGTGTCGCTGCCGGGTGGCACGGGCAAGGACGTGAAGGTCGCCGTGTTCGCGCGTGGCGACAATGCCGACAAGGCGCTGGCCGCCGGTGCCGACAAGGTCGGTGCCGAGGACCTGATGGAAGACATGCAGGCCGGCAACCTCGATTATGACCGCGTGATCGCCACGCCGGACATGATGGGCGTCGTCGGTCGCCTGGGTAAGGTGCTGGGTCCGAAGGGCCTGATGCCGAACCCGAAGCTGGGCACCGTCACCCCGAACGTGGAACAGGCCGTGAAGGACGCCAAGGGCGGCCAGGTCGAATTCCGCGTCGAGAAGATGGGCATCATCCACTCCGGCATCGGCAAGCTGTCGTTCAAGGACGAAGACCTGAAGGCGAACTTCAAAGCGCTGACCGACGCTGTCGTGAAGGCCAAGCCGTCGGGCGCCAAGGGCAAGTACGTCAAGAAGGTCTCGCTGACCTCGACCATGGGCCCGGGCCTGAAGGTCGACCTGACGGAAGTCGAAGGCGCCTGA
- the secE gene encoding preprotein translocase subunit SecE, whose amino-acid sequence MADDNNTPKQAATPAKSKTSPGEFIRQVRTETSKVVWPTREETVRTAIFVFILVVILSLFFLGVDSAFGAIVRWLLGLL is encoded by the coding sequence ATGGCCGACGACAACAACACGCCCAAGCAGGCCGCAACGCCCGCCAAGAGCAAGACCAGCCCCGGCGAATTCATCCGCCAGGTGCGTACGGAAACGTCCAAGGTCGTGTGGCCGACGCGTGAAGAAACGGTGCGCACCGCCATCTTCGTCTTCATCCTGGTGGTGATCCTGTCGCTGTTCTTCCTCGGTGTCGATTCGGCGTTCGGCGCGATCGTGCGCTGGCTGCTGGGCCTGCTCTGA
- a CDS encoding DUF2155 domain-containing protein: MSPLRAVTTGAALLAPILLLAACNSGAPEPEAEETEIPEEFASDPLPDLSEVQGQGTPMEERVATIGLINKRNNRSRDLEMSPGESRRVDDIIVRLAACERTAPWESPAETGAFVQVFVNERESVDADPQWMRIFSGWMFKNSPSLNVVEHPVYDVWVKDCAMSFPGEEG, encoded by the coding sequence GTGAGCCCGCTGCGCGCCGTCACCACCGGCGCGGCGCTGCTGGCGCCCATCCTGCTGTTGGCTGCCTGCAACAGCGGCGCCCCGGAACCGGAAGCCGAAGAAACCGAGATTCCGGAAGAATTCGCGTCCGACCCGCTACCCGACCTGTCCGAAGTGCAGGGGCAGGGCACGCCCATGGAAGAGCGCGTGGCCACCATCGGCCTCATCAACAAGCGCAACAACCGCTCGCGCGACCTCGAAATGTCGCCCGGCGAATCGCGCCGCGTGGATGACATCATCGTCCGCCTTGCCGCCTGCGAGCGCACCGCCCCGTGGGAAAGTCCGGCGGAAACCGGCGCCTTCGTGCAGGTCTTCGTCAACGAGCGCGAAAGCGTCGATGCGGACCCGCAGTGGATGCGCATCTTCTCCGGCTGGATGTTCAAGAACTCCCCCAGCCTGAATGTGGTCGAGCACCCCGTCTACGACGTCTGGGTCAAGGACTGCGCGATGAGCTTCCCCGGCGAGGAAGGCTGA
- a CDS encoding regulatory protein RecX: MEGNRQECKREKRTKKPLDSTQLNDLALAYVARFATSAAKLERYLHRKLRERGWDGEDEPDVESLVNRYVERGYVDDEVYARAKAGDLLRRGYGGRRVKQALGQAGISGQVAEEAAPSEHAARMAALHMARKRGFGPFAVAEVPPEKREKHIAAMLRAGHKFDHVRTVLDSEDEVAAEQWVDEAAEDASGDGYV, translated from the coding sequence ATGGAGGGCAATCGACAAGAGTGCAAACGCGAAAAGCGGACGAAAAAGCCGCTCGATTCCACGCAACTCAACGATCTGGCGCTCGCCTATGTTGCCCGTTTCGCCACCAGCGCGGCCAAGCTGGAGCGCTATCTGCACCGCAAATTGCGCGAACGTGGCTGGGACGGCGAGGACGAACCGGACGTCGAAAGCCTGGTAAATCGGTATGTTGAACGCGGCTATGTCGATGACGAGGTCTATGCCCGTGCCAAGGCGGGCGACCTGCTGCGGCGCGGCTATGGCGGCAGACGCGTGAAGCAGGCGCTAGGGCAGGCCGGAATTTCCGGGCAGGTGGCCGAGGAGGCGGCGCCCAGCGAACACGCCGCACGCATGGCGGCACTGCACATGGCCCGCAAGCGCGGCTTCGGTCCCTTCGCGGTGGCCGAGGTCCCGCCCGAGAAACGCGAAAAACACATTGCAGCCATGCTGCGTGCGGGCCACAAGTTCGACCATGTCCGCACGGTTCTCGATAGCGAGGACGAGGTGGCGGCGGAGCAATGGGTCGATGAAGCGGCAGAGGACGCAAGTGGCGATGGCTATGTTTGA
- a CDS encoding LysR family transcriptional regulator yields MSLARTIDPELLRAFVTVVDTGSFSAAARRLLRGQSAVSLQIKRLEEQLDTRLLNRTSRRVALTAEGEMVLGHARTLLRLNEQLLDRAREPELAGLVRIGAPEDFATTRLPRILAEFRESYPRVALEVVCELTLDLLDRFHAGELDMALLKREPSVDVDGSPVWREKLVWACGSEREALLEEDALPLVCSPKPCVYRHRATSALDAVGRRWRVAYSCGSLAGNLAALRAGLGLAVLPRDMVPHEMLVVDEQRHSLPSLSDTEIALVTQQHLSSPALRLRDYVQHEIERVAATQE; encoded by the coding sequence ATGAGCCTTGCCCGCACCATCGATCCCGAGTTGCTGCGCGCCTTCGTGACGGTGGTCGACACCGGCAGTTTCAGCGCCGCGGCCAGGCGGCTGCTGCGCGGGCAATCGGCGGTGTCCTTGCAGATCAAGCGGCTGGAGGAGCAACTCGATACGCGGCTGCTCAACCGCACCAGCCGTCGCGTGGCGCTGACGGCAGAAGGGGAGATGGTGCTGGGCCATGCGCGCACCCTGCTGCGCCTCAACGAACAACTGCTGGACCGCGCCCGCGAACCGGAACTGGCGGGTCTCGTGCGGATCGGGGCACCGGAGGACTTCGCCACCACCCGCTTGCCGCGCATCCTGGCCGAATTCCGCGAATCCTACCCGCGCGTGGCGCTGGAAGTGGTCTGCGAACTGACGCTTGACCTGCTCGATCGTTTCCACGCGGGCGAACTCGACATGGCGCTGCTCAAGCGCGAGCCTTCGGTCGATGTCGACGGCAGTCCGGTGTGGCGGGAGAAGCTGGTGTGGGCCTGCGGATCAGAGCGCGAGGCGCTGCTGGAGGAGGACGCGTTGCCGTTGGTCTGTTCGCCCAAGCCCTGCGTCTATCGTCACCGCGCCACCAGTGCGCTGGATGCCGTTGGGCGGCGCTGGCGCGTGGCTTACAGTTGCGGTTCGCTGGCGGGCAACCTTGCCGCGCTGCGCGCCGGGCTGGGGCTGGCCGTGCTGCCGCGCGACATGGTGCCGCACGAGATGCTGGTGGTGGACGAACAGCGTCACTCGCTGCCTTCGCTGTCGGACACGGAGATCGCGCTGGTTACGCAGCAGCACCTGTCATCGCCGGCCCTGCGCCTGCGCGACTATGTGCAGCACGAGATCGAACGGGTGGCGGCCACCCAGGAGTGA
- a CDS encoding NADH:ubiquinone oxidoreductase subunit NDUFA12, producing the protein MNFLGKIFTWWDGATIGTMLWTSRKGEHVGTDAQGNKYYRSKQKHGDGRERRWVIYNGPNDASRVPSEWHGWLHGSYDELPESHLAPPKIWEADYTPNATGTQARYLPAGALERGGKRAPATGDYEAWTPDA; encoded by the coding sequence ATGAACTTTCTCGGCAAGATCTTCACGTGGTGGGACGGCGCCACCATCGGCACCATGCTGTGGACCTCGCGCAAGGGCGAGCACGTCGGCACCGATGCGCAGGGCAACAAGTATTACCGCTCCAAGCAGAAGCACGGCGACGGGCGCGAACGCCGCTGGGTGATCTACAACGGCCCCAACGATGCAAGCCGCGTGCCGTCGGAATGGCATGGCTGGCTGCACGGTTCTTATGACGAGCTGCCCGAAAGCCACCTCGCCCCGCCGAAGATCTGGGAAGCCGACTACACGCCCAATGCCACCGGCACGCAGGCTCGTTACCTGCCGGCGGGTGCGCTGGAACGCGGCGGCAAGCGCGCTCCGGCCACCGGCGACTACGAAGCGTGGACGCCCGACGCGTGA
- a CDS encoding DUF192 domain-containing protein — protein sequence MAMFDDFRMPFNCWAIPLAVVVSACSPQAADRVPEPTTAAATVHPVSGLQVIPVTVKTDEGSHVFASEVADTPQAQARGLMFRTEMGPDEGMIFPYDPPEPLSFWMRNTVLPLDIIFIGPDNRILNIANGVPYNENSVYSDGPSIGVLELNRGRAEELGIGPGDLVEW from the coding sequence ATGGCTATGTTTGACGATTTCAGGATGCCGTTCAATTGCTGGGCTATCCCGCTGGCGGTGGTGGTGTCGGCCTGCTCGCCGCAGGCCGCCGACCGCGTGCCCGAGCCGACGACTGCGGCCGCCACGGTGCATCCGGTTTCCGGCCTGCAGGTCATCCCCGTCACCGTCAAGACCGATGAAGGCAGCCATGTCTTCGCCTCGGAAGTGGCCGATACACCCCAGGCGCAGGCGCGCGGGCTGATGTTCCGCACCGAGATGGGCCCGGACGAGGGGATGATCTTCCCTTACGACCCGCCCGAACCGCTCAGCTTCTGGATGCGCAATACCGTGCTGCCGCTCGACATCATTTTCATTGGTCCGGACAACCGCATCCTGAACATTGCCAATGGCGTCCCCTACAATGAGAACAGCGTCTATTCCGACGGACCTTCGATTGGGGTGCTGGAACTCAATCGCGGCCGTGCCGAAGAGCTGGGAATCGGCCCCGGCGACCTGGTCGAATGGTAG
- a CDS encoding CPBP family intramembrane glutamic endopeptidase, protein MGNPADTFRDAPTPTTLATKQPIGWLRFLLQFLSVVMAYLAGSTLPMLPALIAQVANGAEAPQLTSAIAAATAIVGMALALGVCWLWLRGEGRVREVFDLSAPNWRSAIAYAAIATAGTLAIFSFGTALVQAMGLPAPDPSFVLELVTESPAMFALWVIGVAWFAAGFGEELLWRGFLMDRLERLGGLRGRVWLVLVVQAVLFGMPHAYQGWGGVIVTGMVGLLLGWVRIMQRGNLWAVIIAHAAVDTIMMVLAYGGKLGWFVV, encoded by the coding sequence ATGGGCAATCCGGCAGACACGTTCAGGGATGCTCCCACGCCGACCACGCTTGCGACCAAGCAGCCGATCGGCTGGCTGCGCTTCCTGCTGCAATTCCTGAGCGTGGTGATGGCCTACCTGGCGGGCAGCACCCTGCCGATGCTGCCGGCATTGATCGCCCAGGTCGCCAACGGCGCCGAGGCGCCGCAACTGACGTCCGCCATTGCCGCCGCCACCGCTATCGTCGGCATGGCGCTGGCGCTGGGGGTCTGCTGGCTGTGGCTGCGCGGCGAGGGGCGCGTGCGCGAAGTGTTCGATCTGTCCGCCCCGAACTGGCGCAGCGCCATCGCCTATGCCGCCATCGCCACGGCGGGCACACTGGCCATATTCTCTTTCGGCACCGCGCTGGTGCAGGCGATGGGCCTGCCCGCCCCCGACCCCAGCTTCGTGCTCGAATTGGTGACGGAAAGCCCGGCCATGTTCGCCCTGTGGGTGATCGGCGTCGCATGGTTCGCCGCCGGTTTCGGTGAGGAACTGCTGTGGCGCGGGTTCCTGATGGACCGGCTGGAACGGCTCGGCGGGCTGCGCGGCCGCGTGTGGCTGGTGCTGGTCGTGCAGGCGGTGCTGTTCGGCATGCCACACGCCTACCAGGGTTGGGGCGGCGTCATCGTGACGGGGATGGTGGGCCTGCTGCTCGGCTGGGTGCGGATCATGCAGCGCGGCAACCTGTGGGCGGTGATCATCGCCCACGCCGCGGTCGACACGATCATGATGGTGCTCGCCTATGGCGGGAAGTTGGGTTGGTTCGTCGTCTGA
- the aat gene encoding leucyl/phenylalanyl-tRNA--protein transferase, with translation MHAPAPKVIPPEVLLLAYRSGVFPMADSREDDEVFWVEPRKRAVFPLDGFHCSRSLAKVLKQDRYRVTVDAAFPAVIEACAQPRPEPGTEAGQSGTWISHTISASYRNLHRHGHAHSVECWAQTDDGETLVGGLYGVAFDRAFCGESMFSRADNASKVALAWLIVLMRRAGYVLLDCQFMTEHLASMGAIEVSRDEYQELLAKACDGKPLCTLPEAHGALLAAQPSSPGKLIAQSLTQTS, from the coding sequence ATGCACGCGCCTGCCCCCAAGGTGATTCCCCCCGAAGTGCTGCTGCTGGCCTACCGCAGCGGCGTGTTTCCCATGGCGGATTCGCGCGAGGACGACGAGGTGTTCTGGGTGGAGCCTCGGAAACGGGCGGTGTTTCCGCTCGACGGCTTCCATTGCTCGCGCTCGCTGGCGAAGGTGCTGAAGCAGGATCGCTACCGGGTGACGGTGGATGCCGCCTTCCCGGCCGTGATCGAGGCATGTGCCCAGCCGCGTCCCGAACCGGGCACCGAAGCGGGACAGAGCGGCACCTGGATCAGCCACACGATCTCCGCCAGCTACCGCAACCTGCACCGCCACGGCCACGCCCATTCGGTCGAATGCTGGGCCCAAACCGATGACGGCGAGACGCTGGTGGGAGGCCTTTACGGCGTCGCCTTCGACCGCGCCTTCTGCGGCGAATCGATGTTCAGCCGCGCCGACAATGCCAGCAAGGTGGCGCTGGCCTGGCTGATCGTGCTGATGCGGCGGGCCGGCTACGTCCTGCTCGACTGCCAGTTCATGACCGAGCACCTGGCCTCGATGGGCGCGATCGAAGTCAGCCGCGACGAATACCAGGAATTGCTCGCCAAAGCCTGCGACGGAAAGCCGCTGTGCACACTGCCCGAAGCGCATGGCGCGCTGCTGGCGGCTCAGCCTTCCTCGCCGGGGAAGCTCATCGCGCAGTCCTTGACCCAGACGTCGTAG
- the rplK gene encoding 50S ribosomal protein L11, translated as MAKKIEGYINLQVPAGIANPSPPIGPALGQRGVNIMEFCKAFNAATDSMEKGAPIPTKITVYADRSFTFETKSPPASFLIKKAMKIKSGSKEPGKNIIGSIKTSQLAEIAEAKMKDLNANDIDQAVKIIAGSARSMGIEVVEG; from the coding sequence ATGGCCAAGAAGATCGAAGGTTACATCAACCTTCAGGTGCCCGCCGGCATCGCCAACCCGTCGCCGCCCATCGGCCCGGCCCTGGGCCAGCGCGGCGTCAACATCATGGAATTCTGCAAGGCCTTCAATGCTGCGACTGACAGCATGGAGAAGGGCGCGCCGATCCCCACCAAGATCACCGTCTATGCCGACCGTTCGTTCACCTTCGAAACGAAGTCGCCGCCGGCAAGCTTCCTCATCAAGAAGGCGATGAAGATCAAGTCGGGCTCGAAGGAGCCGGGCAAGAACATCATCGGCTCGATCAAGACCAGCCAGCTGGCCGAGATCGCCGAAGCCAAGATGAAGGACCTGAACGCAAACGACATCGACCAGGCTGTGAAGATCATCGCCGGTTCCGCCCGCTCGATGGGCATCGAAGTGGTGGAGGGCTGA
- a CDS encoding alanine/glycine:cation symporter family protein: MAVETELPLGERLIAPVTNVSDFIWGGTWNGEAVIPFPPLALILLGIGFWFMVGLRFYPIVKLGSAIKGLFAGRKGSGSGEISPFAALSTALSGQVGTGNLAGVATAIALGGPGAIFWMWITALFGMALAFAEGSLAIRYRETTSDGVKRGGPMSYIMMGLGPKWTWLAVVFCVGTLFSALVTGNSIQANAVADGLNELFGIEEWLGGLIVAVLVFIVIIGGIKSIGNVAEKVVPFMAAAYIVMAVIALILNFGDLGETFALIFNGAFNPQSAVGGFTGAAIIMAIRAGVARGLFSNEAGQGSTPIAHAVAQTNDPEQQGRMAMLGTFIDTIVICTMTALVILTVRGDFTAGGEAVLHAWQSDRVGFEMTSGAFAAAFPLQLGSIPIGTLIASIALILFVFTTLLTWSYYGERAITFIYDRFKGSTRSGEKKLHMGWRVLWCIVIFIGAAQPSELVWRLGDISNAAMLLPNIVALALLSGVVFKLARGIKDAGPTYTAETPEEPEEY; the protein is encoded by the coding sequence ATGGCAGTCGAAACCGAACTTCCGCTGGGCGAACGACTGATCGCCCCGGTCACCAATGTCTCGGACTTTATCTGGGGCGGCACCTGGAATGGCGAAGCGGTCATTCCCTTCCCGCCACTCGCCCTGATCCTGCTGGGCATCGGCTTCTGGTTCATGGTGGGGCTGCGATTCTACCCGATCGTCAAGCTCGGCTCGGCCATCAAGGGCCTGTTCGCCGGCCGCAAGGGCTCGGGCAGCGGTGAAATCTCGCCCTTCGCGGCGCTTTCCACCGCCCTTTCGGGACAGGTCGGAACGGGCAACCTCGCCGGCGTCGCCACGGCCATCGCGCTGGGCGGGCCGGGTGCGATCTTCTGGATGTGGATCACCGCCCTGTTCGGCATGGCGCTCGCCTTCGCCGAAGGTTCGCTGGCGATCCGCTACCGCGAAACGACCAGCGACGGCGTGAAGCGCGGTGGCCCGATGAGCTACATCATGATGGGCCTCGGCCCGAAGTGGACCTGGCTGGCCGTGGTCTTCTGCGTCGGCACGCTGTTCTCCGCGCTGGTTACCGGCAACTCGATCCAGGCCAATGCCGTGGCTGACGGCCTGAATGAACTGTTCGGCATCGAGGAATGGCTGGGCGGCCTGATCGTCGCCGTGCTGGTGTTCATCGTGATCATCGGTGGCATCAAGTCGATCGGTAACGTTGCCGAGAAGGTGGTGCCCTTCATGGCCGCCGCCTACATCGTCATGGCTGTGATCGCGCTGATCCTGAACTTCGGCGACCTCGGCGAGACTTTCGCGCTGATCTTCAACGGTGCGTTCAATCCGCAAAGCGCGGTCGGCGGCTTTACCGGGGCGGCGATCATCATGGCGATCCGCGCCGGTGTCGCGCGCGGCCTGTTCTCGAACGAGGCAGGTCAGGGCTCGACCCCGATCGCCCACGCCGTGGCCCAGACCAACGATCCCGAACAGCAGGGCCGCATGGCCATGCTGGGCACCTTTATCGACACGATCGTGATCTGCACCATGACGGCGCTCGTCATCCTCACCGTGCGCGGCGACTTCACCGCCGGTGGCGAGGCGGTGCTGCATGCCTGGCAGTCTGACCGCGTCGGCTTCGAAATGACCAGTGGCGCCTTTGCCGCGGCCTTCCCGCTGCAGCTGGGCAGCATCCCGATCGGTACGCTGATCGCCTCGATTGCGCTGATCCTGTTCGTCTTCACCACGCTGCTGACGTGGTCCTATTACGGCGAGCGCGCGATCACCTTCATCTACGACCGCTTCAAGGGTTCGACCCGTAGCGGCGAAAAGAAGCTGCACATGGGCTGGCGCGTGCTGTGGTGCATCGTCATCTTCATCGGTGCGGCCCAGCCGAGTGAACTGGTCTGGCGCCTGGGCGATATCTCCAATGCGGCGATGCTGCTGCCCAACATCGTCGCCCTGGCGCTGCTCAGTGGCGTGGTGTTCAAACTGGCACGGGGAATCAAGGACGCCGGGCCGACCTATACGGCCGAAACGCCGGAAGAGCCGGAAGAGTACTGA